CCAAATACAATAAAGCTTTGTGTTTTAAATTCGTAACAGAATTCAAAATTTTCTGAATTTCTTCTTTATTCCAAACCTTAGGTAACTTACGTCCAAGTTTAGGTCTTATTACCTGATCTAGTTCAACTTGCTTCCCTAAAACACTGCTATAATAACGTTTTATAGCATTTATCGATTGATTTATTGTTTGTTCACTGCACGACTTTTCAGCAATCATATTCTGATGATATGCATTGATTACTTCTGAAGTAAATTCATTTATTTTACTAATTTGATCTTGTTTATAGGTATTAATAAAACGTAATAAAAAATAATAATACGTCGTAATCGTGTTTACACTATAGCCTTTAAGAACCATGTATTGCAGATATTCTTTCGGACAACTTTTAAAATGCGACCCCTTAACATAAGCTTGTTCAAATAAAATTTGCATTATTCTATAATCTCTTATCTCTAATTCGTTGTGCAATTTTACCCGTAACTGATGGCTTACAGTATTTAAAAATAAGGCAATCACTTTTACTTTAGGATCAATCACAAATAGCTTTAAACTCCTATCCCATCTGGCATTTTTATTCTCAACTAATATTTTATTAATACTACAACTGTTGTTATATTTTATAACAATGCATCGCTTTCCATCATTTTTATATGGTACTAGTGTGATATTGCCAATTTTCGGTGCCGATTCCAAAACTCCTTTAAAATAGGTAGCACTCCCTATTGTAATAGATTCGGTATTGCTAATTAAATTTGCTTCAAAATATTTTGTGCTTATTACTGCGATATCACAAAAAAGATCTTTCAATAAACCAATTGTTTTTGCTGTACTTTTTACTTTATATTCCTTATGCTCCACACTCCATACAATCCAACTGTTTCTAGCAATTCGTGATACAATAGCATCATTGCTCTTAAAATAAAGAATCGAAATATCCTCATTACTATTTTTTACGTGATTTAAATAAATGACAGGCCTGTTTTGTTTCATTTTTTTTACTGGAAATATAAATTGAATTCTTATCTTAAACGTTTTACAGACGCTTATAAACGATTATAAACGTCTATAAAACGAATAGTAAAGTTTTAAACCATGAAACAAAAAAAATGTTTGTATTGCAAAGAACCATTTGTTGGTCGAGCCGATAAAAAATTTTGTAATAGTCAATGTAAAAGCGCTTACCACAACCAAACAAGCCAATCATGCGAATCCTACATAAGACTCACCAATAAACAATTAAGAGCAAACAGAAGAGCATTACGCAAAGCATGTCCATCGGGCAAAGCAACCGTTCGGAAGTCTTTCCTTAAAAAATTAGGTATGGATTTTAAACATCTAACCCATACCTGGAAAAGTAAAAGTGGTATTTTATACTATTTCTGTTACGATTACGGATATACTGCATCAATAGAACCTGAAAAGGTTATGATAATTCAACAACAAGATTACATGAATTAATCAAATTAACTTCATATACTTTGTTATGCTCTAAATTCAAATTATCCGGTCCGAAATCGGCATGTTTTTTTTACGGCTCGCTAAAGTGAATAATCTATAAATTGATCTTTTAGGAGCGATCAATTCTCTTCACCTAAAATATTCTATTTCTTTACTGCCTCTTGAATCCTCTCGATTACCTTCTCATCTCTATTCACATTAAAAATCGTATCTAGTTTTAACAAACCTCTAGAATTAATA
This genomic interval from uncultured Marinifilum sp. contains the following:
- a CDS encoding tyrosine-type recombinase/integrase translates to MKQNRPVIYLNHVKNSNEDISILYFKSNDAIVSRIARNSWIVWSVEHKEYKVKSTAKTIGLLKDLFCDIAVISTKYFEANLISNTESITIGSATYFKGVLESAPKIGNITLVPYKNDGKRCIVIKYNNSCSINKILVENKNARWDRSLKLFVIDPKVKVIALFLNTVSHQLRVKLHNELEIRDYRIMQILFEQAYVKGSHFKSCPKEYLQYMVLKGYSVNTITTYYYFLLRFINTYKQDQISKINEFTSEVINAYHQNMIAEKSCSEQTINQSINAIKRYYSSVLGKQVELDQVIRPKLGRKLPKVWNKEEIQKILNSVTNLKHKALLYLVYGSGLRIGEALNLKIEHVDSKRMLINICKAKGKKDRSTILGEVTLNTLRDYYKEYKPKNYLFEGQFGGKYSACSAGKILANAIAKSKVPKRGGLHSLRHSFATHLLESGTDLRYIQVILGHNSSKTTEIYTHVSNKNLRQIKSPLDDIIL